The nucleotide window CGATACACGAGAACACCTACTGGCGACCGGCGAGCGTCTTTGTATGCATCGCGGGTTCACCGGTATGGGGCTGAGCGAGTTATTAAAAACCGCTGAGGTACCGAAGGGATCGTTTTATCACTACTTCCGATCCAAAGAAGCCTTCGGTGTGGCGATGCTGGAGCGGCACTATGCCTGCTACCATCAGCGCCTTGCCGCCCACTTCGCCAGCGGCGAAGGTAACTATCGGGATCGTGTTCTGAATTACTATCAGGAAACGCTGACGCAGTTCTGTCAGCAGGGCATCATCAGCGGTTGCCTGACGGTAAAACTCTCTGCTGAAGTGTGCGATCTTTCTGAAGATATGCGCACGGCGATGGATAAAGGTGCCAGTGGGGTGATCGCCCTGCTTGCGCAGGCGCTGGAGAAAGGTCGCAACGAAAAGACGTTGTCCTTCCCTGGTGAACCTTTAACTCAGGCACAGGTGTTATACGCTCTCTGGTTAGGCGCTAACCTGCAGGCCAAGATTTCTCGCAGTGCGGTGCCGCTCGAAAGCGCACTGGCACATGTGAAAAGCAGTATTACAACGC belongs to Enterobacter cloacae and includes:
- a CDS encoding TetR family transcriptional regulator, with amino-acid sequence MHRGFTGMGLSELLKTAEVPKGSFYHYFRSKEAFGVAMLERHYACYHQRLAAHFASGEGNYRDRVLNYYQETLTQFCQQGIISGCLTVKLSAEVCDLSEDMRTAMDKGASGVIALLAQALEKGRNEKTLSFPGEPLTQAQVLYALWLGANLQAKISRSAVPLESALAHVKSSITTPGVNTLNNSSCRKAARE